The genome window CCAGATTCGCACGTTGGTGTTGGCGCCTTCGCTCTCGATTCCGTCGTCCCAACAATGTGAGATGGAATTGGCGTATATGTCCGTATCACGATGGGGGAACCCCCGGAAGCTGAAATTGCTCGCTCCCCCGACGATGTCGGCAAAGTAATGGTCTTCGTCGGAGTAGATGTCGTTATAGCGAATGACGTGGTTGCCCTTGCTTTCGGCCAAATAGATCGCTCGGGGCCCCATCGGATGGCTGGTGTCGTATCGCGAACGATACTCCTCCCAGCTATTGGAATCTCCTCTCGGGTGATGGATCGCGTTCCTCTGCACGATGAGACGCTCGACTCCTGTGTCCGGGCCAGCGTAAATGGCGCTGTGGCGGTCGGCCGCCCATCCATCGGGCTCGACGGCTCCCCAGGCACTGATGTCGTTCTCCTCGAGAACGACGTCGTGCACGTCCTCGCGCAATCGAACGGCGTGTTCTCGCGCGCCGCGCAAGGTCAGGCCCCGGACCACGACGTGTGAAACCCCCGGCATCACTTCGATGCAGTTGTCCTCGCGGTTCTTCACGTCGATGGTCGATCTGCCGCCCGGGCCCGTATACAGGATGTAAGCTCCCGGGGCCCCCGACTGATCGATCTGAAGCGTAGTGGACGACTGCTCCGGCAAATACACCACTCGGGCGATGGGAAAGTCCTCACGCCAGGTCGACGCCGTCAGGGTTACCGACTGGTTGGGCCCTGACAAAGTCAAGCGAATCTCGTAGGGAGTCCCCGGACTCAGATTCACAACGCTCCCGCGATACTCGCCGTTCCGTTCGTCGAGCCATAGGGGCAGAGCCGTCCTCCATACGGAGCCGCCGACGGGGCGGTACTGAACCTCGCATTCGCCCGATGCACCCCCGTCCGGACTCCAGTAGAGCCCAATACTGTGGAACGTGGGTACCGCGACCGGCGTCGCCGCCAGGGCAACCGTGGGCAAGAAAACGACGAGGGCACACCAGGGCACGATCCGATAGCGGTCGAGTCCCTTGGCGCTCACGTTCGATCCCCAGCTGTCCCAGTCCAAGATCGAGGATACCATGCCCGCACGACATCCGGACCTGCGGCGTGTTTGACGCTTCCATCCGGATCGGCTACATTCTTGATATCCCCCCAAGAGACCCGGCCTTGGTCTGACCGCAATCCAATAGGATTGATGATCGTGAAGCTTTTGTTGCTGGTGAGCGACCTTTCCGCAGGCGGCATTCAGAGACAGTTCGTCGAGCTGTTGAAGGGCCTTCGAGGAAAATCAATCTGCCCCCGGGTCGTTCTGTTCTCGCGAGAAGTTCACTATGACGACATCGAGCGGCTCGGCGTGAAAACCTATTTTCTCGACCGACGGATCAAGAAGGACCCCACAGTTTTCCTGAAGCTGTACAACATATGCAAGGAGTTCCGGCCGGACATCATCCACA of Vicinamibacteria bacterium contains these proteins:
- a CDS encoding fibronectin type III domain-containing protein translates to MVSSILDWDSWGSNVSAKGLDRYRIVPWCALVVFLPTVALAATPVAVPTFHSIGLYWSPDGGASGECEVQYRPVGGSVWRTALPLWLDERNGEYRGSVVNLSPGTPYEIRLTLSGPNQSVTLTASTWREDFPIARVVYLPEQSSTTLQIDQSGAPGAYILYTGPGGRSTIDVKNREDNCIEVMPGVSHVVVRGLTLRGAREHAVRLREDVHDVVLEENDISAWGAVEPDGWAADRHSAIYAGPDTGVERLIVQRNAIHHPRGDSNSWEEYRSRYDTSHPMGPRAIYLAESKGNHVIRYNDIYSDEDHYFADIVGGASNFSFRGFPHRDTDIYANSISHCWDDGIESEGANTNVRIW